One genomic region from Kiritimatiellales bacterium encodes:
- the rny gene encoding ribonuclease Y, whose product MGGLEFWWNSIQDIVVSIGFMVLGFFFHAFLMRANAVAAGQKGSAILDEAKKQAETLKHEAKIAAREEVLKSRENAERDLAQSRANLLALEERVIAREKDIARKLEMLETKDRTLTAKLDEVDQTKNQLKEQRRELKERIQEENSRIQEVADFSTDEARKIIMSRMEKELEGEISGMIRRQQKEVYEKTREEARDLVCSAIERYAGEHVGSITMTQVKLPSEDMKGRLIGKEGRNFRSFEQESGVNLIIDETPGYVQLSSFDPIRREVARVALEKLLADGRIHPASIEDTIKKTQDEINDVIRQAGEEALYKLGITGVAPELINILGKLKYRTSYKQNVLEHSVEMASLMSMMAADLDLDINLAKRVGLFHDLGKAVDHEVEGPHAVIGANLLRKYGETPLVYNAVAAHHDDVERNSVYAVLAAAADTITAARPGARSDTTDLYLQRLEKLEKIARSFQGVEKSYAIQAGRELRVIVEHEKINDAAALILARDIASRIQDEVKYPGQIKVTVIREMRAIEFAK is encoded by the coding sequence ATGGGCGGATTGGAGTTTTGGTGGAACAGCATTCAGGACATTGTGGTCAGTATAGGCTTTATGGTGCTGGGCTTTTTCTTTCACGCGTTCCTGATGCGCGCAAATGCGGTGGCGGCGGGTCAAAAGGGCTCGGCGATTCTTGACGAGGCAAAGAAACAGGCGGAGACGCTGAAGCACGAGGCAAAAATTGCGGCGCGTGAAGAGGTGCTGAAATCGCGTGAAAATGCAGAGCGGGATCTGGCGCAAAGCCGTGCAAATCTGCTCGCGCTGGAAGAGCGGGTGATTGCCCGTGAAAAAGATATTGCCCGCAAACTCGAAATGCTCGAAACGAAAGACCGTACGCTGACCGCAAAGCTTGATGAAGTAGATCAGACGAAAAATCAGTTGAAAGAACAGCGGCGCGAACTCAAAGAGCGGATTCAGGAGGAAAACAGCCGCATTCAGGAGGTCGCTGATTTTTCCACGGATGAAGCGCGTAAGATCATCATGAGCCGGATGGAAAAAGAGCTCGAAGGTGAAATCAGCGGCATGATCCGCCGGCAGCAGAAAGAGGTTTATGAAAAAACGCGCGAAGAGGCGCGCGACCTCGTTTGTTCTGCGATTGAACGCTATGCCGGCGAGCACGTCGGCAGCATTACGATGACGCAGGTCAAGCTGCCGTCCGAAGATATGAAAGGCCGGTTAATCGGTAAAGAAGGCCGCAACTTCCGTTCGTTCGAACAGGAATCCGGCGTCAATCTCATTATCGACGAAACACCGGGCTATGTTCAGCTGTCCAGCTTTGATCCGATCCGCCGCGAAGTTGCACGCGTCGCGCTTGAAAAGCTGCTCGCCGACGGACGGATCCATCCGGCCAGCATTGAAGATACCATTAAAAAAACACAGGATGAGATTAACGATGTTATTCGTCAGGCCGGCGAAGAGGCGCTGTATAAGCTTGGAATTACCGGTGTTGCACCGGAGCTGATTAATATCCTGGGTAAACTCAAATACCGCACCAGCTATAAACAAAACGTACTTGAACACTCCGTCGAAATGGCATCGCTGATGTCAATGATGGCAGCCGATCTGGATCTGGACATCAATCTCGCCAAACGTGTTGGACTTTTTCACGACCTTGGCAAAGCAGTAGACCATGAAGTAGAGGGGCCGCACGCGGTGATTGGCGCAAATCTACTGCGTAAATACGGCGAAACGCCGCTCGTTTACAATGCGGTTGCTGCACATCATGATGACGTTGAGCGCAACAGCGTCTATGCGGTACTTGCCGCTGCCGCCGATACTATCACTGCAGCCCGTCCCGGCGCGCGCAGCGACACTACCGATCTTTATCTGCAGCGCCTTGAAAAACTCGAAAAAATCGCCAGGTCATTCCAAGGTGTTGAGAAAAGTTACGCAATTCAGGCCGGCCGCGAACTGCGGGTTATTGTTGAGCACGAGAAAATCAATGACGCCGCCGCACTGATTCTTGCACGTGATATTGCCAGCCGGATTCAGGATGAAGTGAAATATCCGGGACAGATTAAAGTTACCGTCATTCGTGAAATGCGCGCGATTGAATTTGCAAAATAG
- a CDS encoding 5-formyltetrahydrofolate cyclo-ligase produces MKAASGIQPSYFKSALRRKIAALKKNACAGDLQHESKMIVQRITSLPIFRAAINVGAYLPVFGEPDILPLFDVPAKKFFIPAFDENTGSYRLAELMPELHAGKFGIPEPPAPAFAGANEIHLLIVPGVAFDAGGRRLGRGGGFYDRILSLYTAPVVGVCFNFQIMDFIPQEPHDRRTSFVVSGDHFFSVCG; encoded by the coding sequence GTGAAAGCTGCAAGCGGTATTCAACCATCATATTTTAAATCGGCGTTGCGGAGAAAAATTGCGGCGCTGAAAAAAAATGCCTGTGCCGGCGACTTGCAGCACGAAAGTAAAATGATTGTCCAGCGGATTACATCGCTGCCGATTTTTCGGGCGGCAATCAATGTCGGCGCTTATCTTCCGGTTTTCGGAGAGCCGGATATTCTGCCGCTGTTTGATGTTCCGGCGAAGAAATTTTTTATTCCGGCATTTGACGAAAATACCGGCAGTTACCGGCTGGCGGAATTAATGCCCGAATTGCACGCCGGTAAATTCGGAATTCCGGAACCGCCGGCGCCGGCGTTTGCCGGTGCAAATGAGATTCATCTGTTGATTGTTCCGGGCGTTGCGTTTGATGCCGGCGGCCGGCGGCTGGGTCGCGGTGGCGGGTTTTACGACCGGATTCTATCATTATATACTGCACCTGTGGTCGGTGTTTGTTTTAATTTTCAAATCATGGATTTCATTCCTCAAGAGCCGCACGACCGGCGGACGAGCTTTGTAGTGTCCGGTGATCATTTTTTCAGCGTGTGCGGTTAG
- the ychF gene encoding redox-regulated ATPase YchF: MSLSIGILGLPNVGKSTIFNALTRAQNAEAANYPFCTIEPNRAIVPVPDARIDKLAEMRKPQRTVHATVDFVDIAGLVKGASRGEGLGNKFLANIREADALLHVVRCFDDTNVVHVNGTVDPLRDIEIIETELILADIQAWETRIQRVEKLARADKQAAAALPLLQRLADHLGAGNPAVSFPERDNDEIKVHLKEVPLLSDKKIIYCANVDESGMAQDNDHVLSVKKYADLKGADTVKICAKMEEELAGMNEAEAAGFLKAYGVTESGLDRIARTGYHTLGLISYLTAGPKEVRAWTIHHGWKAPQAAGVIHSDFERGFIRAQVISFDDYVKYGDETACREKGVMRTEGKEYIVQDGDIIEFLFNV, translated from the coding sequence ATGAGTTTGAGTATTGGAATTCTGGGACTGCCGAACGTTGGCAAATCAACTATTTTTAATGCGTTAACACGTGCACAGAATGCGGAAGCGGCGAATTATCCATTCTGCACCATTGAACCGAACAGAGCAATTGTCCCGGTGCCGGATGCGCGGATTGATAAACTGGCAGAAATGCGCAAACCGCAGCGCACAGTTCATGCCACAGTTGATTTTGTTGATATTGCCGGTTTAGTAAAAGGTGCGAGCCGCGGTGAAGGACTGGGAAATAAATTTTTAGCAAACATACGCGAAGCGGATGCACTGCTGCATGTAGTGCGCTGTTTTGACGATACAAATGTGGTGCATGTCAACGGCACGGTCGATCCGCTGCGCGATATCGAAATCATTGAAACAGAGTTGATCCTTGCTGATATACAGGCGTGGGAAACGCGAATTCAGCGCGTGGAAAAACTGGCGCGCGCGGATAAACAAGCGGCGGCAGCTCTGCCGTTGCTACAACGTCTTGCCGATCATCTCGGTGCCGGCAACCCGGCGGTGAGTTTTCCGGAGCGGGACAACGATGAAATCAAAGTACACTTAAAAGAGGTTCCGCTGCTGTCAGATAAAAAAATTATTTATTGTGCGAACGTTGATGAATCAGGAATGGCTCAGGATAATGATCACGTGCTGTCTGTAAAAAAATACGCCGACTTAAAAGGTGCGGATACGGTGAAAATCTGCGCGAAAATGGAAGAGGAGCTGGCGGGAATGAACGAAGCCGAAGCCGCCGGGTTTTTAAAGGCATACGGTGTGACGGAAAGCGGACTCGACCGGATTGCGCGCACCGGCTATCATACGCTCGGGCTTATCAGCTATCTCACTGCCGGCCCGAAGGAAGTGCGCGCGTGGACCATTCATCACGGCTGGAAGGCGCCGCAGGCCGCCGGCGTAATCCATTCCGATTTTGAACGCGGTTTCATTCGCGCACAGGTAATTTCGTTTGATGACTACGTGAAGTATGGCGACGAAACTGCCTGCCGTGAGAAAGGTGTCATGCGCACCGAAGGTAAAGAATATATCGTACAGGACGGCGATATAATTGAGTTTCTTTTTAATGTATAA
- the trxA gene encoding thioredoxin, whose amino-acid sequence MSDKVKILTVDNFNTTVAAGNVLVDFFATWCGPCKMQEPILEKVADAVAGKAVVAKVNVDEAPALAAQFGVRSIPTILIFKGGEKVREFMGVQQEATLVEALS is encoded by the coding sequence ATGTCGGATAAAGTGAAAATTCTTACTGTGGATAATTTTAATACAACGGTTGCCGCCGGAAATGTGCTGGTCGACTTTTTTGCAACGTGGTGCGGCCCATGCAAAATGCAGGAACCGATCCTTGAAAAAGTAGCGGATGCCGTCGCCGGAAAAGCGGTTGTCGCGAAAGTGAATGTGGATGAAGCGCCGGCGCTCGCCGCCCAGTTCGGCGTGCGGTCGATTCCAACCATTCTTATTTTCAAAGGCGGCGAAAAAGTGAGAGAGTTTATGGGCGTTCAGCAGGAAGCCACGCTCGTTGAAGCGTTGAGTTAA